Sequence from the Rhodohalobacter sp. 614A genome:
CCCGGCCCGGAATTCGCTTCCCCCGCTGGCTATATACAAATCCTGATGTCCGTCGCGGTTGATATCCAGGAAAAGTGCTCCCATATCTTTTTCGTAATGGTCACCCGTTTCTAAAATTTTGGACTCAAATGTTCCGTCTGGGTTCTGAAGGAATAACTCTCCCGGTTGTTGGAAAGCTCCTCCGATAAAAAAGTCTTCAAGGCCATCCCCGTTTGCGTCACCCACGGCAATGCCAGGACCTGATTTTGAAAATTTATGCGGGAGCAACGGCTGAACTTTGAAATCGGAAAAATCTTTTTCCTGGTGACTGAAAGTGGCTTTTTTTTCAGCGGTTACATCATGAAAAATCCGGCTTTTGTTAGAATCGGAATGGTTCTCCTGTTTCCACTCTTGTTTGGGATTCCCCTCTTCCTGCCAGGAAATTTCAATCTTTTGATTGGCCGCAAGATCTCTCACCGTCTGTTTCACATCATCCGGCCAGATGACAACAACCGAATCAACCCTGGTTTTTTCCCCCAGCCCGAAATGAACCGGAGTTACCATTGCCGATAAATATCCACGGGAAACAGCATATTCGTGATAATAGGTTTCACCTTCTGCATAAACAATTACATGAGAACCTATCCCCTGCCTGTTTTGATCTGGCCCGTTAAGTTTTATGCTGAGATAATTTTTGTTTGTTTGATCAGACACATTTCGATAAACAAATGCAGCCTCTTGAGTATTATTGGTGACAAAGTCCAAACGCCCGTCGTTATCAAGATCAACATAAACAGCACCGGTGGAAAAGGACGGCTGTCGGAATCCCCAATCATCAGAGGTATCAGAAAATGTCAGGTCTCCGTTGTTTCGGAAGATATAATTTGTTTCATACGATCCTTCCAGGTTTTGCATTTCCCGGAAAAGTGTTTCTCTTGTCTGCCGATTGAAACCGGATCTTCTCAACAAGTTCATTTTATATTCCGAGAAATCACTGTCGGCCGGGTTTCGGGGAAGCCCGTTTGTTATAGCCAGATCCTGTAATCCATCGTTATCAAAATCAGCGAATAGAGCACTCCAGCTCCAGTCGGTACTTGCAACACCTGCCAAAAGTCCGATTTCACTAAATACCGGAGTCCCATCCGGAAGACTCCCCGTATTTAATTGAAGCACATTCCTCTTCACCTGTGGAGAATAGCCCATTTGTATTTCAGACACGAACCGTTCATACCCGGTTGTTTGATACATTCTTTTCACACGCTCATCATCTTCGGGAAGCATGTCCACAACGATTATGTCCATCAAGCCATCGTTATTGATATCACCAAAATCCGTGCCCATTGAAGAATAACTTTGATGCCTGAAATACTCTGATGCGCGATCCGTGAATGTACCATCTCCGTTATTCACATATACCGCATCATTCGGGAGAAAATCATTTGCTGCATGAATATCCGGCAAGCCGTCCCGGTTGATGTCGAATACATTCACTCCCAGGCCATATCCTTCCAGTAAAATTCCTGCCTCTTCAGACACATTGCTAAATGTGCCGTCTCCGTTATTTTTATACAATCTGTCGGTATTGAGATGCTCTCCGCGGACCTGTTTGGGGCGGATTACATTTGGCGGTACATCTCCCTGGCCATTTGTGAGGAGATACAAATCGAGCAGGCCATTTTTATTGTAATCAAAGAAAACAGCCTGTGTTGTAAAACCGGTATCGGCAATTCCATACTGTTCGGCTTGCTCTGAAAATGTTTGGTTGCCATTGTTTATGTAAAGCTCATTCGCTCTTCTCGATGGATCAGCGTAAGGTCCGCCAAAACTTATATACAGATCCAAAAACCCATCCGCATTAATATCCATCATCGTAACGCCACTGGCCCATTTTTCTTCGGTGTTGATTCCTGATGTTTCAGTGATATCGCTGAACTTGAAATCTCCTTCATTTATATAGATCCGGCTTTTCCCCATATTGGATGCAAAAAAGAGATCCGTCAAACCATCATTATTAATATCTCCGGCAGCAACGCCGGCTCCGTTGTACAACATTTCAAAGGTTACGATATTTAAATCCATGCTTTCTTCAACCTTATTTTGAAACTCAATTCCAGTCTGTGACGGAGGAAGCAACTCAAACAGAGATGCTTTTCTATCTGTTTTTGTACAACCAAACAGCAGAATAAACAGAATAAGCAACGCTCCATGTGGCTGTAATGCATCCTTACAAGGTGATTGAAAACATCTCATTATGTATGTGGCAGATTATTCGATTAACTTACATGTCAATCAGGTAGTGCAAATACCATAAATAAGTCACTGGTAGGTGTGGATAACTGTCCGCTGTGACCTTCCGAGCAATATTTACAATTTCCACCAACACCGAGCGCTATATACTGCTTACCATCAATTTCATAGGTACTTGGTGTTGCAAAGGCACCGGTTTCCAACTCTGTTTCCCATAAAATTTCACCGGTATCTTTATCAAACGCCCGAAACATTCTGTCGCGGGTAGCGGCAATAAAAACGAGACCGCCGGCCGTGGTGATGGGACCTCCGAGATTTTGTGTTCCTGTTGGCGGAATGCCTCTGGCTGTCAGCTCTTTATATTCACCGAGCGGAACCTGCCATACGATTTCGCCTTTATTCAGATCAATCGCATTCAACGTTCCCCATGGCGGTTTGATGGCCGGGTATTCTTCATCATCCCTGAACTGGTAATAGTTTTGATGGATATATGGTGACATGACTGCTCCTGTACCTCCGCCGTCTTCTGCAATTTCCCTTTCCTTCTCAAACAGGTATGCTAAAAGCGCATTTAAATCATTGCCCACAACAGAAGCCATCGCCGGCATTCCTCCTTTGCCCTGTTGTATTACTGATGTCACTTCTTCCTCGCTAAGCCTGTCTTTAAGCCCCACAAGACTTGGTGCCGGAGCCACTCCCTGCCTGTCAATACCATGACAGGCCGCACATGTGGCTGTATATACATATTCTCCATACGAAGACATATTTGCTTTGAGACCTTCCGTCTCTACCATGGAAATAACGTATGGTATATTATTTCCATTGATGTAAAGCATTCCGGCGGAAGGATCTACGGAGGCACCTCCCCACCATGCGCCACCGTGTAAACCGGGCAGAAAAATGGTTCCTTCCCCGGTTCCCGGCGGATCATATAATCCCCTGGTGCTGAATTTTTTGAATTCTTCTCGCGCCCACGCATTTTTTTCAGGAGAGAGATCTGTAAGATCATCTTCTGTTAATCCTTGCCTGGTAAATGGTTCCGGTTTTACCGGTATGGGTTGTGTTGGCCATGACTCTTCGCCTATCAATGATGATTGAGGAACGGGCATCTCTTCGATGGGAAATAAAGATTCGCCCGTTTCTCTGTTAAGTACATAAACCATTCCTGTTTTTGTAACCTGGGCAACAGCATCGATATATTCTCCGTCGTGATAAACAGTGAGAAGGTTAGGATGAGTTGGGATGTCATAGTCCCAGATATCATGCCGGACGGTTTGAAAATCCCAGATGCGTTCTCCATTTGATGCATCCAAAGCTATAATTGATGTACTGAAGCGGTTCGAGCCGATCCGGTCGCCTCCATAAAAATGATATGATGGAGCTCCGGTGGATACATATACAACTCCCCGTTCATCATCCACGGCCATGCCTCCCCAATTGTTCGCTCCCCCGGAAGTTTCCCAGGCATTTTCCGGCCATGTTTCATAGCCTACTTCACCGGGGTGTGGAATTGTGTGAAAAATCCATTCGAGATCGCCGGTCCTTACATTGTATGCCCGTATGTGGCCCGGTGCATATTGCTGAGGGCCCTCCGGAACCCGGCTCCCGAAAATAATTAGATCGTTATATAAAATACCCGGAGATGTTGCACTTACGGATAGCTCATTCCAGGGTTCTCTGTCGAGGCCTTTTCGTAAATCTATTCTTCCATCTTCACCAAAGTCTTCTATTTGTGTACCCGTTTGGGCGTTCAGAGCATACAAAAAACTGCCCCTTGTAAATAGAATCCTGTCTCCACTTTCATCTTTCCAGTAGGTTACTCCACGGTTTTGATGCTCGGGGCCATCCGTATCAAATACCCATATTTCCTCACCGGTTTTTGCATCCAAAGCAGCAATTTTCAATGATGGTGAGCTGATGTACATGATCCCGTTCACCACAATTGGATTGGCCTGAATCGTTGAGCGCTCGGTGTTGTCGCCGGTTCTGTATTCCCAGACAACTTCCAGATCTTTTACATTAGACTTATCAATCTGGTCAAGAGAGGAATATTTGGAATTGCCTTTATCGCCGCTGGTCACTTCCCAGTCTACATAGTCTACCGGATTGATTGGAATTGAGGAATCTTCATTTCTTTCCCCACAAGAGGAGAGTACAGAACAAATTAAAAACAGAGGTAAAAAAAAACGGATAATATCAGGTTTCATTTTATACAAATCGTAGTTCTGATTTTTTGAATTATTGCACGACATACATCTTTTAGGCAGACACAAATTTTCGGCACACCATGGTGCTTGTTTTCTTCATTTTGATAACGGATGTCCTGGTATTATTAAGAACAACTGAAAAAATATGTACCCCGTAATATTTCATCACGGAGTACATACGATGGGATTAAATGGGCGTGAATATTTGCTTATTCATCATCAAGTTGTTTGACTTTATATCCACCCCGGCGTTTGTCGTTGATATACACACCCAAGAAGATCAGTGCCAGAATGAAAGCTGCAGGAGTGATGTACAAAAACGACACCCTCCCGCCATAGTTATCTGCCGGCCTCAATACGGCAAAGGCCCGGTCGGTCAATTCCTGTTCTTGTGATATTCCCGCATCAAGAAGTGCCCGTAATGCCTCGGGAGTATGCTCGGAGTCGAACTCTCCATTTTGTTGATAATAGGCTAATGCCTGTTCGGTGCGGTTAAGAATATTTTCTATATCCGTGCGGGTATAACCCAACTGCTGGAGTTGTTGCGGGGATCCTTCTGCCCGCTCAGCAATTTCGATGTACTCTGGAAATCGTTGCTCAATCTCCTGCAGAATCTGTACTGTCTTTGGTTTATCAAGAGCATCCGGAAGGTATTGATCGGCAATTCCTCCCATAATAGCATTTGAAGCTCCTGCTCCGAAAAAACCCATACCCATTAAAAGTACAATCCCCAGCGAGCCTGCCCGCGGAAAACGTTCACTCATCAGGCCCACCATTGTCGGGAAGTGGAATGCAATTCCGGATGCATATATTGTGGCCGCAACCATCGTAATCCCCACTCCGCTTTCAAAAAAAGCAAACAGTAATAAACCGATACCCGTAAGAAGTGAACCGGCAAACAACATGCCGGGAGGAGAAAGTTTTTCAACAAATGGCCCGGCAAAAAACCGAAGCAACATCATAATTCCGCTAATCCATGCAAATACCAAAATTCCAGGAACGCCTGCTGCCTGCAATACTTCGGGAATCCAACGGCCGGGGCCCAATTCAAGTGAGAGGGTCATCATCTTAAGTATAATCAGCCCCCAAACCAGCGGATGTGTAAACGTATACTTGAACATCTCTTTTATAGGAATACCTGCTTCCCGGGTCAGTGTTGGAGGAAACTGTACTGGAAGCAACAGATACCCATAACAAAGTACGGGAATGTAAACAATGGCAATCTGCACGGTCCAGTGACCAATATTCACGTCGCCTATGGCGCCTACTTGTACCATTGCCCATCCCAAGAGGCCTCCGAACACCATACCACCCGGGAAGAATGCATGAAAATGATTGAGTTTGGTGGTCTTGTTGTCGGGAAAAAGCGCCGCCGTCAGGTTATTGCCTACTACCTCAATCAGTCCATTTCCCAAACCGAATCCTACGGCTCCAAGAAACAGAATCCAGAAGGCGTAATTCTCTCCGGCAAATCCGTAGGCTCCCAAAAACAGGGTTACCCCACTCAAATGAGCTACAAAAGCTCCTTTCACCAGACGTTTAAACCCGATCTTCTCCAAAGCCGGACCAATCAGCAGCAAGGACATTGCCATTCCCCACAAGGCCGCTCCACCTATATAGCCCACCTGGGCATTGGTTAATAAAAACTCTGTCTTGAGTTGCTGAAGAATATTGCTGACCAAAACAAAGGTAAAGGCCGTCGGCAACAGCGCCAGACAGATTCCGCGAAATATCCGCTCACGGGGTACTCCTCCGGAGGGTATCGAAGTTGTGTCCATTGTCATATTATGTTTAGTTAGTTGTGAAAATTTTTTATGCAGCCATTACAAAAAGCTTCAAAAGTAATTGCGCTGTTTCTTTCTGTTATTTTCATATTCAACTCTCGACTGTTTTACAGACTCAACTTCGGATGTTTCCGCAACGGGCACATCCCACCATGAATGATATCCCGGTACTTTCTGTACTTTATCTACTTCTGCGACAATTACTTGCGCCTTATCAGAGTTAAAGGCGGATTTCAAAGCATTTTCCAGTTCTGCATATGAGAAAACTTCCTGGACATCAACGCCATAGCTTCGGGCATTCATCGCAAAATCAATAGGAAGAGTATCTTCATCAGAGACATCTCCGCCATTTTTCTTGTATTTGTAGTCGGTACCAAACCTTTGGGAACCAACAGATTCCGAAAGTGACCCAATACTGCCGAATCCATGATTGTTTAATAAAACAACCGTGATTTTTATCCCTTCCTGAATGGCTGTGATTAACTCAGATGACATCATTTGGTAAGAACCATCACCCACCATAACAACAACTTCGCGATCCGGATTGGCCATTTTCACACCAAGTCCGCCGGCAATTTCGTACCCCATGCAGGAGTAGCCATATTCCAGATGATAACCTCCGGGTTCACCACATTTCCAGAGTTTGTGAAGATCTCCGGGCAAACTTCCTGCTGCACAAACTACTGTGGAATGTTTGCCGGCATGCTCATTTACAATCCGAATGATATTCGGCTGCTGCATTTTTTCCTGTTCCGGAAGATTTGTAACTCTGGCAACTTCATCCACCCATTCGGCTTTCAATGACTGAACTTTTTGTCTGAATTGTTCATCAATCTCATACCCGTCCAAATCTTTGCTAAGATCCTGAAGGGTAGCTTTAGCATCGGCCTGAAGGGCAAGAGAAGAGAGTTTATGAGCATCCATTGAACTGATATTCACATGAATAAACTGAACATCCGGATTCTGGAACTGACTTTTTGAGGAGGTTGTAAAGTCACTAAGCCGCGTTCCGATCAGAAGAATAACATCGGCTTCTTCTGCAACACGGTTTGCCGCCAAAGCTCCTGTTGCCCCGACAGATCCCAGATTTTGAGGGTGATCAAACGGAAGTGCTCCTTTCCCTGCCTGTGTTTCTCCCACCGGAATTCCGGTTTTTTCAACAAAGTGTTTTAATTCTTCAGCAGCTTCACTGTAAAGAGTCCCTCCTCCTGAAATAATAAATGGTTTTTTGGCTCGCTTTAAAATACGGGTGGCTTCCAGATATAAATTCTTATCAGCCCGAAGACGGGGTACATTCCATACTCTTTTTTCAAAAAGATCTGAAGGATAAGAAAAGGCCTCTGTTTGTACATCCTGGGGCATACAAAGTGTAACCGCACCTGTTTCTTCTGGTGAAGTGAGAACTCTCATAGCTTCCAGAAGAGACCACGCAAGCTGGTCCGGACGATTAATTCTGTCCCAATATCTCGAAACCGGTTTAAAAGCATCGTTAGCGGTTACATCCTGGCTAAGGGGATATTCGAGCTGTTGCAAAACCGGGCCCACATTTCGTCGCGCAAATGTATCACTTGGAAGCAGAAGTAATGGTATTCGGTTGATGGTAGCCGTGGCTGCACCTGTTATCATATTTGTGGAGCCGGGCCCGACAGAAGCTGTACATGCAAGCGCCTGCATCCGGAATTTTGCCTTTGCATACGCAATTGCCGTATGGGTCATTGCCTGCTCATTCCGTGCAAGATAATAGGGCATTTCCCGGTTTTGATGGAGAGCCTGACTGATTCCGGCTACATTTCCATGGCCGAAAATTCCCCATACTCCGTTGATAAATCGCAATTCATGGCCATCCCGCTCTACATACTGATTATTCAAAAATTTTATTAATGCCTGCGCGACAGTTAATTTTTCGTGACTCATAAATGGTTATCCGTTTTTGCTTTTATTTTTAAATTCATTTTCACCCGGAAAACCATTCAGTTTTTGTGAATAATATTTCCGATCGTTTCTGCAACTGAGACAGGCGTTCCCTCATTCGGGTAAAGAACATTTCGGCCGAGCATAGCACCCCGGACCTGATGTCCGCTTTCCATTGCTTTTTCCACACTCCGGATCATTTCTCTCTGTCCGCTTCGATCTCCGCCTAAAATGACAATAGGCAACGTGCCGGATCCCACCACACGCGAAAACTCTTCGACATAGGGAATTTTCAGCCAAATATTCCGGCTATAATTTCCCAAAGCTGCCGTTAACGTGAGTAATGGAATTAATTCATCCGCTTTTTTTATGACCTGATAACGATTTTCGACCCGTTTTACCGGAAGCGGTTCAAGAAAAACAGGGAGATTCTGCCTGTTCATATCCCGGACTCCGTCTGCACATGCAAGGATTGTTTGCAGTGTATCTTTCGAACTCATATCTACCCGCAGAAGCATTTTGGCCGCATCAATCCCGAAACGGACACATGTTTCAGAATCGGATGCCGTAATCGGGTCGTTCAGTTCCCATACAGATCCGGGAATGCCACCGCGATTCAGACTGGTAATCAGAAGTTTATGATCCAAAAAACCTTTACCGTGGTTCTGCATTTCACCATGCAGTATCAGCAGGTCTTCAAGAATGTCCATACTGGCCAGAACACCGTCCACTTTTTCACATCTCAGGGTAGAAACGAGCCGGGCCAATAACTC
This genomic interval carries:
- a CDS encoding VCBS repeat-containing protein, with translation MRCFQSPCKDALQPHGALLILFILLFGCTKTDRKASLFELLPPSQTGIEFQNKVEESMDLNIVTFEMLYNGAGVAAGDINNDGLTDLFFASNMGKSRIYINEGDFKFSDITETSGINTEEKWASGVTMMDINADGFLDLYISFGGPYADPSRRANELYINNGNQTFSEQAEQYGIADTGFTTQAVFFDYNKNGLLDLYLLTNGQGDVPPNVIRPKQVRGEHLNTDRLYKNNGDGTFSNVSEEAGILLEGYGLGVNVFDINRDGLPDIHAANDFLPNDAVYVNNGDGTFTDRASEYFRHQSYSSMGTDFGDINNDGLMDIIVVDMLPEDDERVKRMYQTTGYERFVSEIQMGYSPQVKRNVLQLNTGSLPDGTPVFSEIGLLAGVASTDWSWSALFADFDNDGLQDLAITNGLPRNPADSDFSEYKMNLLRRSGFNRQTRETLFREMQNLEGSYETNYIFRNNGDLTFSDTSDDWGFRQPSFSTGAVYVDLDNDGRLDFVTNNTQEAAFVYRNVSDQTNKNYLSIKLNGPDQNRQGIGSHVIVYAEGETYYHEYAVSRGYLSAMVTPVHFGLGEKTRVDSVVVIWPDDVKQTVRDLAANQKIEISWQEEGNPKQEWKQENHSDSNKSRIFHDVTAEKKATFSHQEKDFSDFKVQPLLPHKFSKSGPGIAVGDANGDGLEDFFIGGAFQQPGELFLQNPDGTFESKILETGDHYEKDMGALFLDINRDGHQDLYIASGGSEFRAGSEYYQDRVYFGDGNGNFTRQTDILPEMRSSTSIVAAADFDQDGSKELFVGSRVVPNQYPLTPESYILKYQDGRFVNITEKVAPGLKNIGLVSSAIWTDFNNDFHSDLIIVGEWMPITVFENRNGMLENVTEDLGLSETVGWWNSIVAADFDQDGYMDYAAGNLGLNSTLQNRENGSVQIHYGDFNRDGLTDPVISQMLNGVRKPVHLKDDLLMQMPVLESRFTSYEHYGKAALTDLLSSDHLSSNQTYSSDTFQTSLILNRKGASMEVKSLPLEAQIAPVFGLLAGDYDGDGFPDILMTGNFYSTEMFTGRYDAFNGLLLKGNGEGEFDPSLFPETGFYVSGDAKALTELAGPQNQRLFLSARNNSELLMFESRNENDSRVFYAGENEISAEINYEDGRMEKKEFYDGGGYLSQKTRSLLIYGRDQVKNITFYDNRGNSRIVIPE
- a CDS encoding outer membrane protein assembly factor BamB family protein encodes the protein MKPDIIRFFLPLFLICSVLSSCGERNEDSSIPINPVDYVDWEVTSGDKGNSKYSSLDQIDKSNVKDLEVVWEYRTGDNTERSTIQANPIVVNGIMYISSPSLKIAALDAKTGEEIWVFDTDGPEHQNRGVTYWKDESGDRILFTRGSFLYALNAQTGTQIEDFGEDGRIDLRKGLDREPWNELSVSATSPGILYNDLIIFGSRVPEGPQQYAPGHIRAYNVRTGDLEWIFHTIPHPGEVGYETWPENAWETSGGANNWGGMAVDDERGVVYVSTGAPSYHFYGGDRIGSNRFSTSIIALDASNGERIWDFQTVRHDIWDYDIPTHPNLLTVYHDGEYIDAVAQVTKTGMVYVLNRETGESLFPIEEMPVPQSSLIGEESWPTQPIPVKPEPFTRQGLTEDDLTDLSPEKNAWAREEFKKFSTRGLYDPPGTGEGTIFLPGLHGGAWWGGASVDPSAGMLYINGNNIPYVISMVETEGLKANMSSYGEYVYTATCAACHGIDRQGVAPAPSLVGLKDRLSEEEVTSVIQQGKGGMPAMASVVGNDLNALLAYLFEKEREIAEDGGGTGAVMSPYIHQNYYQFRDDEEYPAIKPPWGTLNAIDLNKGEIVWQVPLGEYKELTARGIPPTGTQNLGGPITTAGGLVFIAATRDRMFRAFDKDTGEILWETELETGAFATPSTYEIDGKQYIALGVGGNCKYCSEGHSGQLSTPTSDLFMVFALPD
- a CDS encoding MFS transporter; protein product: MDTTSIPSGGVPRERIFRGICLALLPTAFTFVLVSNILQQLKTEFLLTNAQVGYIGGAALWGMAMSLLLIGPALEKIGFKRLVKGAFVAHLSGVTLFLGAYGFAGENYAFWILFLGAVGFGLGNGLIEVVGNNLTAALFPDNKTTKLNHFHAFFPGGMVFGGLLGWAMVQVGAIGDVNIGHWTVQIAIVYIPVLCYGYLLLPVQFPPTLTREAGIPIKEMFKYTFTHPLVWGLIILKMMTLSLELGPGRWIPEVLQAAGVPGILVFAWISGIMMLLRFFAGPFVEKLSPPGMLFAGSLLTGIGLLLFAFFESGVGITMVAATIYASGIAFHFPTMVGLMSERFPRAGSLGIVLLMGMGFFGAGASNAIMGGIADQYLPDALDKPKTVQILQEIEQRFPEYIEIAERAEGSPQQLQQLGYTRTDIENILNRTEQALAYYQQNGEFDSEHTPEALRALLDAGISQEQELTDRAFAVLRPADNYGGRVSFLYITPAAFILALIFLGVYINDKRRGGYKVKQLDDE
- the iolD gene encoding 3D-(3,5/4)-trihydroxycyclohexane-1,2-dione acylhydrolase (decyclizing); this encodes MSHEKLTVAQALIKFLNNQYVERDGHELRFINGVWGIFGHGNVAGISQALHQNREMPYYLARNEQAMTHTAIAYAKAKFRMQALACTASVGPGSTNMITGAATATINRIPLLLLPSDTFARRNVGPVLQQLEYPLSQDVTANDAFKPVSRYWDRINRPDQLAWSLLEAMRVLTSPEETGAVTLCMPQDVQTEAFSYPSDLFEKRVWNVPRLRADKNLYLEATRILKRAKKPFIISGGGTLYSEAAEELKHFVEKTGIPVGETQAGKGALPFDHPQNLGSVGATGALAANRVAEEADVILLIGTRLSDFTTSSKSQFQNPDVQFIHVNISSMDAHKLSSLALQADAKATLQDLSKDLDGYEIDEQFRQKVQSLKAEWVDEVARVTNLPEQEKMQQPNIIRIVNEHAGKHSTVVCAAGSLPGDLHKLWKCGEPGGYHLEYGYSCMGYEIAGGLGVKMANPDREVVVMVGDGSYQMMSSELITAIQEGIKITVVLLNNHGFGSIGSLSESVGSQRFGTDYKYKKNGGDVSDEDTLPIDFAMNARSYGVDVQEVFSYAELENALKSAFNSDKAQVIVAEVDKVQKVPGYHSWWDVPVAETSEVESVKQSRVEYENNRKKQRNYF
- a CDS encoding Cgl0159 family (beta/alpha)8-fold protein is translated as MNGFNKSEIIRPEDFQKITEYRVHSPEFAEQVAQKRRRRDSFTTDGKINIVAADHPARGSLSVGNDMFAMADRHELLARLVSTLRCEKVDGVLASMDILEDLLILHGEMQNHGKGFLDHKLLITSLNRGGIPGSVWELNDPITASDSETCVRFGIDAAKMLLRVDMSSKDTLQTILACADGVRDMNRQNLPVFLEPLPVKRVENRYQVIKKADELIPLLTLTAALGNYSRNIWLKIPYVEEFSRVVGSGTLPIVILGGDRSGQREMIRSVEKAMESGHQVRGAMLGRNVLYPNEGTPVSVAETIGNIIHKN